The Theileria equi strain WA chromosome 2 map unlocalized gcontig_1105316255037, whole genome shotgun sequence genomic sequence GAAATATATATTTCCCATGGCAGACGATTTGCGTGCATAAAACAGGTGCCTTTTTGGAAAGGAATAGATTGGCTTTAAGAGTTCCAATTAACTTGACAAAATTCGAAATTAGAGAGTATCTTAGGAAACTTTACAATGCAAACGTTATCAAGGTCAATACGCTAATTAAAATTCCTAAAATCAAACGTGATTTCTCTGCAAAAAAGCCACGTTATTACCGTGCTGGGCCCATGTATAAAAAAGCAATTGTAACGTTAGAGGATGCAGTTCCAGACGAAGTAAAAATGATAGGAATGGATTTTGAACTCGGAAGGAATCCATCCATTACAAAGAAGAATGTCCATTATGGCAAAAAAATTGATTTCAGCTACTGTGCCAATAGGAAGGATGACATTCTCACAGGAGAACACAAACAGGCATGGAGATTACCTATTCCTAACTTATTGGCAGGTACGTTTATTA encodes the following:
- a CDS encoding ribosomal protein L23, putative (encoded by transcript BEWA_043390A) produces the protein MFLSKLLFSPPKSPRNIYFPWQTICVHKTGAFLERNRLALRVPINLTKFEIREYLRKLYNANVIKVNTLIKIPKIKRDFSAKKPRYYRAGPMYKKAIVTLEDAVPDEVKMIGMDFELGRNPSITKKNVHYGKKIDFSYCANRKDDILTGEHKQAWRLPIPNLLADDDWEMNPELNAIYDWHRMKPDPTEPHTHGGSYTENTKPSSIPFQNYPMMDLTPWRRKIERIAGNGETEHKDVQDATPTPWNFPKSH